The genomic segment TTTCAGACAAGGGATTCCCAGGCTGTGTTACCAATCTCATTTGAGGAGGATAACCAATCCCGAATCCACCAATAGAACCATTGATACCCGAGTGCAGTAAAGGTCTTTGCTGAAACTGATGAAGAGGTGCAGACTTGATGTCACCAACTTTGCTATATGGTGAAGTAAAGTCATTTTGAGAACCTAGTCCTCTGACAGTTTCTGCATCTTCTCTACCTTGCGAAGGAACTCTACTTCCGGCAATTGAGTTTGAACCTGAAGTAGCTGGAGGAGAAAAAAGCCTGCTAGAATGGTGATCAGAAAGAGAATTTGAAGATTTCTGCTTTTCAGAAAATGAAAGTTGTGGCTGCTCTATTGTCCTGTTTTCTCCTACCCATCCAGGACCAAACTTCAGTCCACTAGGCAAAAcactttcaattttctttgaagCGATTTTCCAAACAACAGGTCCAAGATCAGCAGCAAAACGTGCCAAGCTTGTAGCATAACCATTTTCTGCACTCAGACCAACCTGATACACattagaaaaggaaaaatgagaagGTTTCCAATGGGTAAACATTTTATAATTGACATAGAAattaaccaagaaaataaaattgagataaaAACCATTAGTCAGTGAGATTGCCATGATTATATAAGGGATCAAGTAATATATTCTACCAATGTGATCCTGATTGTTTACTATCATCAGCCAattatcctcatttttttccttttttcttagCAATCAATAATTGGTATGTCAGAATGTTCAAAGACCATTTTGGcataatatataaacataaaatagGGTCAAATTTACCAGCACAAATCCAGTTATTCTTACACCAGAATTCTTTACACCATTTATTATTCACAAAAGTAATATTAGGATTCTTTTATTCGTACTTGACAAATTTAAGGTTGATCAGACATTCCATGTATGCAACTCATTAGATTAATCTTTTAAATAATGCATTAATGATTGAAGCATAAACACACACAAAACACACCGGAATCAGTTGCTTCAATTCTTCATCCAATGTGGAAAAGATAGGCTGCTCATGTCTGCAAGTCGATGAAGGGTTGTAGGTGTCACGCTTGTTCTCATCTACTGGAAAATGTTTCTTCCCATACTTCATCACAGCCTTCACAACAGAAGCTGCAAAGTGAGAGAAAATTAGCTCCATATGCATAAAAAATATACCAAACTAGATTTTACATTAAAGAGTATAGAATGAAGAATATATTTAATGTCACAGACTGTTAAAGCCAAACCTGGAAATTCGTTCTCCCATTCAGATGACCAGCTGGCATGATTTTCATTGCTATGAGAAACCCAGGAGGGCCTGACTGATGTATCAGCAGGCCGGAGCTTATGTGAACTAGGTCCTTTCCTTAAATTGTAAGTGTTTGAAAGGCTGGAAGCATCTGGTCCTGTAGCTAGAGTTGCACCTGAAGAAAACTCAGAACCAACACGGTCTAAAGAAGATGACTCCAATGACTTTTTGAGGCTCTTTCCAGGTGGCCGTCCTCTCCTTACGACCTTTGGTTGTGGTTCACCCTCATCGCTATCTTGCCTCAAGTTCTCAAAGTCCTTTTTAGCCAGCTCTTGCATTGATCGTGCCTAACCAACCAGCCCAGATGATTAAAATAACAGAAACCAGAGTACCAAAACAAAGGAATTAATACAAATGGGGACCTAGCCAAACCTGTCGAAAGTAAATAGTATCTGGTGCATTATACTTCATTGCATTCGAGCATATCAGAAGAACATCTTTCTGCATGAATCAAAGTTACAGGTTTCAGATTACAGTCATAGCAACATCAAGTATCATATGCAGGAAACcgttttcccttaaaacaaagtTTTGTCATTACaatgtttatgaaattaaTGCACTATCTGGACTGGTCAAGTCCAAAACATGCATATTGACTTGAAAATAATATCATCAGGATTTTAATCTTCCCAGTTAACCTCAGAAAGCAACTCATGGCATATAAAGTTGTCTGCTGGGAAATGAGTACACTGTTATGATCCCAAactaaacaaaacaaaacaagttttACTATCAAATTCCATAAATCCAGGACAAATCATTGGTAGCACAAATGAACTtctatattttatatgtaaaagAAGAATTAAAAAGTCAAGGGCAAGTAGAAACATGATCCATATTCCcaaaccaaattaaaaagtCCTTCACACTTAACAGGCCAAACAGCTAGCCAATGATGATTATACCTGCTGGACTTAATATGAAGAACTAAAACATCATAGTCAACATCACCACAGTAATCTCAAAAGTCATAGTGTACCTCCCTATTCTACTAAGACTTGTTTGATCAGCAGCAAAAACATGACTGGGTGTATACAACATTTTTGTGAAAACACACAAATCAACAAGATAGATCCAGAAAATATGAACAGAAACTTAATCACCATCGAAGCTTAAGCAGTCAAAACAACTTAATCAACTGTCCTGTCCACTTTGTCCCAGGGTAGACAGACTGATGGAAATTAGATCCGCATAGCAAAGAGAAAGCTTGCAAAACAAACCTCAAATTGTTCCAAGGTTGTATAAGCTCCCCCGTCAAGTTTTTTCCTGACTGTCTGAAAGTCCATTGGGTGTGCAATAATGTCAAGGTAATCAGGCAGCTgtatcaaatcaatccaacatcatctCATGAACTGGGATTTCACTTTTCATTAATCTACATTTATGcaataatgaaaaagaagatgCACCTCTTCAGGATCCACTGGCTCAGAGTAAGCCCCATACGTGTCCTTCCTGGAAGATTAagcagaaaaaataaaaacccaataaaaagaagataggataaaaaaaaaagaaaggaaaaatcgaATAGAGCAAAAATAACACATACTTTTGAAGCCTGTCAAGAATGAACACCAACAACTTTTTGTCTGGCAAAGGTGTCGTGGGGCCAGACTCCACCGGTGACCCTGTCCacatataaataacataaaattaatttaattaccaAAACCCAACACTTATTTTAAGAATTCCCAGAAATGCCTTTTCATGAAAACCGAGATTGATTTATACCATGAAGAGTGTCCGTCGCTTTCGAAACCTTTTCCCCCTGCATCCAAGATAAACTCTCTTATCAATTACAAACATATACTATATCTTTATTTAACTCCCAAAATAAAAACTCTAGGTGGAGATATTAGCTTTGGATTTTGAAGAATCAGTGAGGAAAGTTACAGTAAAAGGCTACAA from the Theobroma cacao cultivar B97-61/B2 chromosome 8, Criollo_cocoa_genome_V2, whole genome shotgun sequence genome contains:
- the LOC18591716 gene encoding bromodomain-containing protein 9, whose protein sequence is MRGEIAAETMTKKKKKKGRPSLLELQKRSLKQQQQQEQQQLQRQKNPNLINPNFSTNSNRRSTRRNPNLDGGSPVPEWIDGGDDDDDERQQKKHKLLLGLNSSRNRQHYPNSSAPNSASYGSDSNADGEDPEASLKRGKVASLRPGSDQMGEKVSKATDTLHGSPVESGPTTPLPDKKLLVFILDRLQKKDTYGAYSEPVDPEELPDYLDIIAHPMDFQTVRKKLDGGAYTTLEQFEKDVLLICSNAMKYNAPDTIYFRQARSMQELAKKDFENLRQDSDEGEPQPKVVRRGRPPGKSLKKSLESSSLDRVGSEFSSGATLATGPDASSLSNTYNLRKGPSSHKLRPADTSVRPSWVSHSNENHASWSSEWENEFPASVVKAVMKYGKKHFPVDENKRDTYNPSSTCRHEQPIFSTLDEELKQLIPVGLSAENGYATSLARFAADLGPVVWKIASKKIESVLPSGLKFGPGWVGENRTIEQPQLSFSEKQKSSNSLSDHHSSRLFSPPATSGSNSIAGSRVPSQGREDAETVRGLGSQNDFTSPYSKVGDIKSAPLHQFQQRPLLHSGINGSIGGFGIGYPPQMRLVTQPGNPLSEKTSVTSQTHGMVSGSSTAMCPMPASDFLSSEAKFADSSTTLHSGNTMAVGPDLASHAATNVGLLQKSYNQQDFLPFPPDLNVRFLAPGSPSSSVPIGSPQHPDLALQL